The following proteins come from a genomic window of Helicobacter canadensis MIT 98-5491:
- a CDS encoding thiamine pyrophosphate-dependent enzyme: protein MSEIKNLKQFSKAAERFEGANLLCPGCAHGIIVREVLNATNYPLLVATSTGCLEVSTAVYPYTSWDVPWIHIGFENSSTAIAGAEAMYKALKRKNRLYSDKEPKFVAFGGDGSTYDIGFQFISGCFERGHDFTYVCLDNEVYANTGGQRSGSTPLGASTTTTPAGRVSYGKKDKKKDLLSIMAAHGSPYVAQVAPNKWKDMSKKIKTAIETEGPTFINAMSACTTEWRFPSNQTIEMSDLATDSLVFPLYEIINGRKLRITYRPKNIIPVRDYLGAQARFKHLFKPENEHIIEQWQKEVNAHWEYLQRREEAKI, encoded by the coding sequence ATGAGTGAAATTAAAAATTTAAAACAATTTTCAAAAGCAGCTGAGAGATTTGAAGGAGCTAATCTACTCTGTCCAGGTTGTGCACATGGAATCATTGTCCGAGAAGTTTTAAATGCTACTAACTATCCTTTATTAGTTGCAACTTCTACAGGTTGCTTAGAAGTTAGCACCGCTGTTTATCCTTATACCTCTTGGGATGTCCCTTGGATTCACATTGGTTTTGAAAATAGCTCTACTGCAATTGCAGGTGCAGAAGCAATGTATAAAGCTCTAAAGCGAAAAAATCGCCTTTATAGCGACAAAGAACCAAAATTTGTAGCATTTGGGGGAGATGGCTCAACTTATGACATTGGTTTCCAATTCATTAGTGGCTGTTTTGAGAGAGGGCACGATTTCACTTATGTGTGCTTAGATAACGAAGTGTATGCTAACACTGGTGGGCAACGCAGTGGTTCTACACCTCTTGGTGCTTCCACCACAACAACTCCAGCAGGACGCGTTAGCTATGGAAAAAAAGATAAGAAAAAGGATCTTCTCTCTATTATGGCAGCACACGGATCTCCTTATGTCGCACAAGTTGCTCCTAATAAATGGAAAGATATGAGTAAAAAAATCAAAACTGCTATTGAGACAGAAGGACCAACTTTTATTAATGCTATGAGTGCTTGCACTACAGAGTGGAGATTCCCTTCCAATCAAACCATCGAAATGAGTGATTTAGCTACTGATTCTTTAGTTTTCCCTCTGTATGAAATCATCAACGGGCGCAAACTAAGAATCACTTATCGCCCAAAAAATATTATTCCAGTGCGTGATTATCTTGGTGCTCAAGCAAGATTCAAGCATCTTTTCAAGCCTGAAAATGAACACATTATCGAGCAATGGCAAAAAGAGGTGAATGCACATTGGGAATACCTTCAAAGAAGAGAAGAGGCAAAAATTTAG
- the nspC gene encoding carboxynorspermidine decarboxylase, with protein MLTQNYPKNFEAIPSPCYVLEEEKFIKNLEILDSIQKESGAKILLALKGYALWRSFDIAKKYLSGITASGLYEARLGYETFGGEITTFSPAYKYEEMQELVKISDHIIFNSFLQWQTFKPLIDEANQWRKNKIQVGLRVNPQYSEVTPAIYNPCVEGSRLGITPKEFKKGVKKYGLKGISGLHFHTHCEQNSDALKRTLKYFIQHFGKYIPQMQWINFGGGHHITRKDYNRELLVKIIKKFKKRFDVQVYLEPGEAVGWQCGFLMGSVIDIVHNGVDIAILDVSATAHMPDCLEMPYRPMVRNSYLAKATSKNGHLKLKGEQKYTYRFGGPTCLAGDIIGDYSFKEPLKLGDRIIFEDMVHYTIVKNNTFNGVPLPSIGMIDKEGRFKLFKSYSYESYKERNS; from the coding sequence ATGCTAACTCAAAACTATCCTAAAAATTTTGAGGCGATTCCAAGCCCTTGTTATGTGCTAGAAGAAGAAAAATTTATTAAGAATCTTGAAATTTTAGATTCTATCCAAAAAGAAAGTGGAGCAAAGATACTTTTAGCGCTTAAAGGTTATGCGCTTTGGAGAAGTTTTGATATTGCTAAAAAATATTTAAGTGGAATCACAGCAAGTGGGCTTTATGAAGCTAGGCTTGGCTATGAGACTTTTGGCGGTGAGATTACGACTTTCAGTCCAGCCTATAAATATGAAGAAATGCAAGAATTAGTTAAAATTTCTGATCATATTATTTTTAATTCTTTTTTGCAATGGCAGACTTTTAAGCCTTTGATTGATGAAGCAAATCAATGGCGTAAGAATAAAATACAAGTTGGTTTGCGAGTTAATCCTCAATATAGCGAAGTTACTCCTGCAATCTATAATCCTTGTGTTGAAGGATCTAGGCTTGGAATCACACCTAAAGAATTTAAAAAGGGAGTAAAAAAATATGGTTTAAAAGGTATTAGTGGATTGCATTTTCATACACATTGTGAACAAAATAGTGATGCATTAAAGAGAACTTTGAAGTATTTCATTCAGCATTTTGGGAAATATATTCCGCAAATGCAGTGGATTAATTTTGGTGGTGGGCATCATATTACACGCAAAGATTATAATAGAGAATTATTAGTTAAGATTATTAAAAAGTTTAAAAAGCGTTTTGATGTGCAAGTGTATTTAGAGCCTGGAGAGGCAGTGGGTTGGCAATGTGGATTTTTAATGGGTAGTGTGATAGATATTGTTCATAATGGTGTTGATATTGCTATTTTAGATGTGAGTGCCACTGCACATATGCCAGATTGTCTTGAAATGCCCTATCGCCCTATGGTAAGAAATAGCTATTTAGCAAAGGCTACTTCTAAAAATGGTCATTTAAAGCTTAAGGGAGAACAAAAATATACCTATCGCTTTGGCGGTCCAACTTGTTTGGCAGGAGATATTATTGGCGATTATAGTTTTAAAGAGCCGCTAAAGCTAGGCGATAGAATTATTTTTGAAGATATGGTGCATTATACTATTGTAAAAAACAATACTTTTAATGGAGTTCCTTTGCCAAGTATTGGCATGATTGATAAAGAAGGGCGATTCAAGCTTTTTAAATCTTATTCTTATGAGAGTTACAAAGAGAGAAATAGTTAA
- a CDS encoding HAD family hydrolase codes for MKNKIVLFDLDGTLIDSTQAICESFYKAFKTFKKDIPNEESIKKLIGYTLEDIFIALGIEEKECPQYVMAYKEHYRQICNEKTILLKNAKESILKAYEFAYLGIVTTKTGLYSKDLLQHFNVLQYFHCVIGRENVTKPKPDKEPILKALEILPKDIPNSHIFMIGDTPLDILAAKEAHIQSFGVLSGYATLEMLQRYTDKIARDSLEAISIIQSI; via the coding sequence ATGAAAAACAAAATTGTTTTATTTGATTTAGATGGAACACTCATTGATTCTACACAAGCTATCTGTGAATCTTTTTACAAAGCTTTTAAAACTTTTAAAAAAGATATTCCCAATGAAGAAAGCATTAAAAAGCTTATTGGTTATACTTTAGAGGATATTTTCATTGCTCTTGGAATAGAAGAAAAAGAATGCCCACAATATGTTATGGCTTACAAAGAACATTACAGACAAATCTGCAATGAAAAAACAATCCTTTTAAAAAATGCAAAAGAATCGATTCTCAAAGCCTATGAGTTTGCCTATTTAGGAATCGTAACAACTAAAACTGGATTATACTCTAAAGATTTGCTTCAACACTTTAATGTGTTACAATATTTCCACTGCGTCATTGGAAGAGAAAATGTAACCAAGCCAAAACCAGATAAAGAACCCATTCTCAAAGCACTAGAAATTCTACCAAAAGACATTCCAAATTCCCATATTTTTATGATTGGAGACACACCCTTAGATATTTTAGCAGCCAAGGAAGCACACATTCAATCTTTTGGAGTATTAAGTGGCTATGCAACCTTAGAAATGTTACAAAGATACACAGATAAAATTGCTCGTGATTCTTTAGAAGCAATTTCTATTATACAAAGCATTTAA
- a CDS encoding efflux RND transporter permease subunit encodes MFSKFFINRPVLAMVMSIIIVIAGGLSIMSLAVEEYPQVTPPQVVVQATYPGASAEVISSSVASVLENSINGVEGMIYMQSSSTSSGSLNINIYFTNETDPDQATINVNNRVQAVMSSLPQEVQRQGVTVDKRSSTILAVYSLFSDSPAHDTTFIANYAAINILEELKRVPGVGDAALFSRQEYSMRIWLSPDKLTKYNLTPAEVIALVQEQNSQFAAGFFGQEPVRKDLDFTYTVTTQGRFTTPEEFGNILVRTNPDGSSLLLKDLARIELGAEDYSVNAFYNGRPSVAFGLFLQPGANALSVAEGVAKRLEELSQSFPEGLQYAIPYDTTSFVNVSIKEVIKTFIEAIVLVIIVIYFFLQNFRATIIPVLAIPVSIIGTFAGMYLLGFSINLLTLFGLILAIGIVVDDAIIVIENVERLISEENLSVKDATIKAMEEIASPVVAIVLVLSAVFIPIAFIGGFSGEIYKQFAITIVISVVISGFVALTLTPALCVSILKKTEPKPFWIVKKFNDFFAWLTHQFTDKVAHAIRRGVFYVILFAGLIAVTYGLFTRVPTGLVPAEDKGMLIVSMKLPPATALSKTTDTASFMESTIRNNPNVEAVMALAGYDMLSSAVRTFGGTAFVKLKDWDLRKDESQKSQVLAQSLTGQLMQNPNAVIFALNPPPIMGLSLTDGFEMYIQNRTGGSIQDLQKYTQMVLQEAQKRPELSGVRTTLSVDIPQYNVKLDRQKAKSLGVNIDDVFSTLQATFGSYYVNDFNLYGRTFKVSMQSESAFRESPDNLGDVFVRSSNGDLIPISSLVTFERVIGADVLERFNLFPAAKLMGDAAQGYSSGDALKAIEEVASQVLPQGYSVAFSGSSYQEKNAGGTGVIAFIFGLVFVFLILAAQYERWLMPLAVLTAVPFAVFGAILATWLRGLNNDIYFQIGLVMLIALSAKNAILIIEFAMEAREKHGKNIYDSAVEAARLRFRPIVMTSLAFTIGVLPLAISSGAGAASRHAIGTGVIGGMLAATFIATFFIPLFYTYFARFGEFLGSLRKKHE; translated from the coding sequence ATGTTTTCTAAATTTTTTATCAATCGCCCAGTTTTAGCAATGGTAATGTCTATTATTATTGTGATTGCTGGAGGATTATCAATTATGTCGCTTGCAGTTGAAGAATATCCGCAAGTTACTCCTCCGCAAGTTGTGGTTCAAGCAACTTATCCTGGAGCAAGTGCGGAGGTAATTTCTTCTAGTGTTGCAAGTGTTTTAGAAAATAGTATTAACGGAGTGGAAGGAATGATTTATATGCAGTCTTCTTCTACTTCAAGTGGGAGCTTAAATATTAATATTTATTTCACAAATGAAACAGATCCCGATCAAGCAACTATTAATGTTAATAATCGTGTTCAAGCTGTTATGAGTTCTTTACCGCAAGAAGTTCAAAGGCAGGGAGTAACGGTAGATAAACGATCTTCTACTATTTTAGCGGTTTATTCACTTTTTTCTGATTCTCCTGCTCATGATACCACCTTTATTGCTAATTATGCGGCGATTAATATTTTAGAAGAATTAAAAAGGGTCCCAGGAGTGGGTGATGCAGCACTTTTTAGTCGCCAAGAATATTCAATGCGTATTTGGCTTTCTCCTGATAAACTCACTAAATACAATCTTACTCCAGCGGAAGTCATCGCACTTGTGCAAGAACAAAATTCACAATTTGCTGCGGGATTTTTTGGTCAAGAACCAGTGAGAAAGGATTTAGACTTTACTTATACAGTAACAACTCAAGGAAGATTTACTACTCCAGAAGAGTTTGGTAATATTTTAGTGCGCACCAATCCCGACGGTTCTTCTTTATTGCTTAAGGATTTAGCAAGAATAGAGTTAGGAGCAGAAGATTATAGCGTGAATGCATTTTATAATGGACGCCCATCTGTTGCTTTTGGATTGTTTTTGCAGCCAGGAGCAAATGCTTTAAGTGTTGCTGAGGGGGTAGCAAAGAGATTAGAAGAACTCTCTCAAAGTTTCCCAGAAGGGTTACAATATGCAATTCCTTATGATACAACTTCTTTTGTAAATGTTTCTATTAAAGAAGTGATTAAAACTTTCATTGAAGCTATAGTCTTAGTTATTATTGTTATTTATTTCTTTTTACAGAATTTTAGGGCAACAATTATACCGGTACTTGCGATTCCAGTTTCAATTATTGGGACTTTTGCAGGAATGTATTTACTTGGATTTTCAATTAATCTCTTGACTCTTTTTGGTTTGATTTTGGCTATTGGAATTGTCGTGGATGATGCGATTATCGTGATTGAAAATGTGGAGAGGCTTATCTCTGAAGAGAATCTTTCGGTGAAAGATGCCACCATTAAGGCGATGGAGGAGATAGCAAGTCCTGTTGTGGCAATTGTTTTGGTTCTCTCAGCGGTTTTTATTCCAATTGCTTTTATTGGAGGGTTTAGTGGAGAGATTTATAAGCAGTTTGCCATTACTATTGTTATTTCTGTTGTGATTTCGGGGTTTGTGGCTTTAACTCTTACTCCAGCTCTCTGTGTTTCTATTTTAAAAAAGACTGAGCCTAAGCCATTTTGGATTGTGAAGAAATTTAATGATTTTTTTGCTTGGCTTACTCATCAATTTACCGATAAAGTTGCCCATGCAATTAGGCGTGGAGTTTTTTATGTGATATTATTTGCAGGATTAATTGCCGTAACTTATGGCTTATTTACAAGAGTGCCAACAGGGCTTGTTCCAGCCGAAGATAAGGGAATGTTAATTGTTTCTATGAAGCTTCCACCAGCAACTGCTTTAAGTAAAACGACAGATACAGCTTCTTTTATGGAAAGCACCATTCGAAATAATCCTAATGTAGAGGCGGTTATGGCATTGGCGGGTTATGATATGCTTTCAAGTGCGGTGAGAACTTTTGGTGGGACTGCGTTTGTAAAGCTTAAAGATTGGGATTTGCGAAAAGACGAAAGTCAAAAATCTCAAGTATTAGCACAGAGTTTAACAGGGCAGTTAATGCAAAATCCTAATGCGGTTATTTTTGCTTTGAATCCTCCGCCCATTATGGGACTTAGTTTGACAGATGGTTTTGAAATGTATATTCAAAACCGCACAGGGGGTTCTATTCAAGATTTGCAAAAATACACACAGATGGTTTTGCAAGAAGCTCAAAAGCGTCCAGAGTTAAGTGGAGTAAGGACAACTTTAAGTGTGGATATTCCCCAATATAATGTTAAGCTTGATAGGCAAAAAGCCAAATCGCTTGGTGTAAATATTGATGATGTATTCTCCACGCTTCAAGCAACTTTTGGTTCTTATTATGTGAATGATTTTAATCTTTATGGTCGAACTTTTAAGGTAAGTATGCAGTCTGAAAGTGCCTTTAGAGAATCTCCGGATAATTTGGGCGATGTTTTTGTGCGATCTAGTAATGGTGATTTGATACCTATTAGTTCATTAGTGACTTTTGAAAGGGTAATTGGAGCAGATGTGCTAGAGCGTTTTAATCTTTTCCCAGCAGCAAAACTTATGGGAGATGCAGCACAAGGTTATTCTTCTGGAGATGCGCTAAAAGCGATAGAAGAAGTTGCTAGTCAAGTTTTACCTCAAGGTTATTCAGTAGCATTTTCAGGTAGCTCTTATCAAGAAAAAAATGCAGGTGGCACAGGTGTAATCGCATTTATTTTTGGATTGGTTTTTGTTTTCTTGATTCTTGCAGCACAATATGAGCGATGGTTAATGCCATTAGCAGTTTTAACAGCTGTTCCTTTTGCGGTTTTTGGTGCAATTTTAGCTACTTGGCTAAGGGGATTAAATAATGATATTTATTTCCAAATTGGGCTTGTAATGCTAATTGCACTTTCAGCCAAAAATGCAATTTTGATTATTGAGTTTGCAATGGAAGCAAGAGAAAAGCATGGTAAAAATATTTATGATTCTGCAGTAGAGGCAGCTAGGTTGCGATTCCGTCCTATTGTGATGACTTCTTTAGCCTTTACCATAGGGGTTTTACCGCTTGCTATAAGTAGTGGAGCAGGAGCTGCTAGTCGTCACGCTATTGGAACAGGAGTTATTGGAGGAATGTTGGCAGCGACTTTCATTGCTACTTTCTTTATTCCTCTTTTTTATACTTATTTTGCAAGATTTGGTGAATTTCTTGGTAGTTTAAGGAAAAAGCATGAATAA
- a CDS encoding pyruvate flavodoxin oxidoreductase subunit gamma produces the protein MLEIRWHSRAGQGAVTGAKGLADVVAGTGKEVQAFAFYGSAKRGAAMTAYNRIDDQPILNHEKFMNPDYILVIDPGLVYITDICANEKAETKYIITTHLSKEEFLKTKPELNGKEVYTLDCIGLSLEAFGKSIPNAPMLGAFLKISKTLELEFFLESFKKVLGKKLPQKIIDANMEVIKKAYNEVK, from the coding sequence ATGCTAGAGATTAGATGGCATAGTCGTGCAGGACAAGGTGCAGTAACGGGTGCTAAAGGTTTAGCCGATGTGGTTGCAGGAACAGGAAAAGAAGTTCAAGCATTCGCCTTTTATGGATCTGCAAAAAGAGGTGCAGCAATGACTGCATATAACCGCATTGATGACCAACCTATCTTAAATCACGAAAAATTTATGAATCCTGACTATATTTTGGTAATCGATCCAGGATTAGTCTATATTACCGATATTTGCGCTAATGAAAAAGCAGAGACTAAATATATTATCACAACTCATTTAAGTAAAGAAGAGTTTCTTAAAACTAAGCCTGAATTAAATGGAAAAGAAGTCTATACACTAGATTGTATTGGACTATCCCTAGAAGCATTTGGCAAATCTATCCCAAATGCACCAATGCTTGGAGCATTTCTCAAAATCTCCAAAACTTTAGAGTTGGAATTTTTCTTAGAATCATTTAAAAAAGTCCTAGGTAAAAAACTTCCTCAAAAAATTATTGATGCTAATATGGAAGTCATCAAAAAAGCCTACAATGAAGTGAAATAG
- a CDS encoding 4Fe-4S dicluster-binding protein, producing the protein MEYKGWNEFEIGSVLFPFEKKGDEVVQEHADKRNYRPDSSYKASVAHWRVEKPVYNNEHCINCYFCWVYCPDSSILVRDEKMTGVDYVHCKGCGVCVDVCPTNPKSLLMFNDYETNESALAKWPKKEEKKKD; encoded by the coding sequence ATGGAATATAAAGGCTGGAATGAATTTGAAATTGGATCTGTGCTCTTTCCTTTTGAGAAAAAAGGTGATGAAGTTGTCCAAGAACATGCAGATAAAAGAAATTATCGCCCTGATAGCTCTTATAAGGCAAGTGTAGCTCATTGGAGAGTCGAAAAGCCTGTTTATAACAATGAGCATTGCATTAATTGTTATTTTTGTTGGGTTTATTGTCCCGATTCTTCAATTTTAGTCCGCGATGAAAAAATGACAGGAGTGGATTATGTTCATTGCAAAGGCTGTGGTGTCTGTGTCGATGTCTGCCCTACCAATCCAAAATCGCTTTTAATGTTTAATGACTATGAAACCAACGAATCAGCATTAGCAAAATGGCCCAAAAAAGAAGAAAAGAAAAAGGATTAA
- a CDS encoding efflux RND transporter periplasmic adaptor subunit, giving the protein MKGYHKILLGTFCSLVIFSGCFGEKDSKAQQQTMVIPVSTYTVEIKDTPVSFEYPTQLTSPQKVEVYARVEGTLLEQNFVEGNVVKEGQKLFKIDPSKYQANVNIAKAQLLSAQATFKEASRDWERSKKLFEQKALSPKERDQSLSTYENAQAGVANAKANLDNAMIDLGYTDVVATATGKTSLTNYDLGNLVGSASSSNALVTVTQLDPINAEFSIPSKDYYFFRTLNRDNLKVFYILPSGNTYSKEGKLDFIDSVVDASTATIKARAIVENQDFLLIPGEFSRIRLEGLIAKNTITIPQIALLQDAQGSYVYKVVDGKAVQTRVVLGQSVGNSFLIQSGLQEGDRIITDQLVKLRPGAPVNIINTQAQ; this is encoded by the coding sequence ATGAAAGGCTATCATAAAATATTATTGGGAACATTTTGTAGTTTGGTGATATTTTCTGGTTGTTTTGGAGAAAAAGATTCTAAAGCACAACAACAAACTATGGTAATTCCAGTAAGCACTTACACGGTTGAAATAAAGGACACTCCAGTGTCTTTTGAGTATCCAACACAGCTTACAAGTCCGCAAAAAGTAGAAGTATATGCAAGAGTAGAGGGAACACTCTTGGAGCAAAATTTTGTAGAAGGAAATGTGGTAAAAGAGGGGCAGAAGCTTTTTAAAATTGACCCTTCAAAATATCAGGCTAATGTGAATATCGCTAAAGCACAATTGCTTTCAGCGCAAGCAACTTTCAAAGAGGCTTCAAGAGATTGGGAGCGTTCTAAAAAACTTTTTGAGCAAAAGGCATTAAGCCCAAAAGAGCGTGATCAATCCTTATCGACTTATGAAAATGCACAAGCAGGAGTTGCTAATGCAAAAGCAAATTTAGATAATGCGATGATTGATTTAGGTTATACCGATGTTGTTGCAACTGCGACAGGAAAAACAAGCTTAACTAATTATGATTTAGGAAATCTTGTAGGGTCAGCTTCAAGTAGTAATGCACTTGTAACTGTTACTCAACTTGATCCAATCAATGCGGAGTTCTCAATACCAAGCAAGGATTATTATTTTTTTAGAACTCTCAATCGAGACAATTTAAAAGTTTTTTATATTTTGCCAAGTGGGAATACTTATAGCAAAGAAGGAAAATTAGATTTTATTGATAGTGTGGTGGATGCAAGCACAGCAACTATTAAAGCAAGGGCAATTGTAGAAAATCAAGATTTTCTTTTGATTCCAGGGGAATTTTCAAGGATTAGGCTAGAAGGGCTAATTGCTAAAAATACAATTACAATTCCACAAATTGCATTGCTTCAGGATGCACAAGGGAGCTATGTTTATAAAGTGGTTGATGGTAAAGCAGTTCAAACAAGAGTGGTTTTAGGACAGAGTGTGGGTAATAGCTTTTTGATTCAATCAGGATTGCAAGAAGGTGATAGGATTATTACTGATCAACTTGTTAAGCTTCGTCCGGGGGCACCTGTTAATATTATAAATACTCAAGCACAATAA
- a CDS encoding 2-oxoacid:ferredoxin oxidoreductase subunit alpha, giving the protein MAAVYELQAIEVWDGNMAASHAMRQAQIDVVSAYPITPSTPIVQNYANFLANGYIDGEFVMVESEHAAMSGCVGAAAAGGRVATATSSQGFALMVEVLYQASGMRLPIVLNVVNRALASPLNVNGDHSDMYLGRDAGWINLCTYNPQEAYDFNLMAFKIAEDYEVRLPVMVHQDGFICSHTAQSVRPLKDEEAYRFIGDYKPKNAMLDFSKPATYGAQTEEDWHFEHKAQLHNAIMNSMPIIERTFKEFEALTGRKYNVVEQYQTDDAEVIIVALGTTVESARIAAQRAREKGIKAGVVSIRVLRPFPYEELGKALKNCKAVAFLDRSLPAGAMGMLFNEGVAALYAMDNKPIVSNYIYGLGGRDLTQNHLEEIFKELDSDAKAGKLTHKTQQFIGLRGPKLGYN; this is encoded by the coding sequence ATGGCAGCAGTTTATGAATTACAAGCAATTGAAGTATGGGATGGAAATATGGCTGCAAGCCACGCAATGCGTCAAGCACAAATTGATGTAGTTTCTGCTTATCCCATTACCCCTTCAACTCCTATTGTCCAAAATTATGCAAATTTCCTTGCCAATGGCTACATTGATGGTGAATTTGTAATGGTTGAATCAGAGCACGCCGCAATGAGTGGCTGCGTTGGAGCTGCGGCTGCAGGAGGTAGAGTAGCAACTGCAACAAGCTCTCAAGGTTTTGCGTTAATGGTTGAAGTGCTTTACCAAGCCTCTGGTATGCGACTACCTATTGTTTTAAATGTTGTCAATCGAGCTCTAGCAAGCCCATTAAATGTTAATGGGGATCATTCCGATATGTATCTAGGACGCGATGCGGGTTGGATTAATCTCTGCACTTATAATCCACAAGAAGCCTATGACTTCAATCTTATGGCTTTTAAAATTGCTGAAGATTACGAAGTAAGACTGCCTGTAATGGTGCATCAAGATGGTTTTATCTGCTCTCACACTGCTCAAAGTGTGCGCCCACTCAAAGATGAAGAAGCTTATCGATTCATTGGAGACTATAAACCCAAAAATGCAATGCTAGATTTTAGCAAACCTGCAACTTATGGAGCACAAACAGAAGAAGATTGGCATTTTGAACACAAAGCTCAATTGCATAATGCTATTATGAATTCTATGCCTATTATTGAAAGAACTTTCAAGGAATTTGAAGCTTTAACAGGCAGGAAATACAATGTCGTAGAACAATACCAAACTGACGATGCAGAGGTTATCATTGTTGCACTTGGAACCACCGTGGAATCAGCAAGAATCGCCGCACAAAGAGCTAGAGAAAAAGGAATTAAAGCAGGAGTAGTGAGCATTCGCGTTTTACGACCTTTTCCTTATGAAGAACTTGGCAAAGCTCTTAAAAATTGCAAAGCTGTTGCATTTTTGGATAGAAGTTTGCCTGCTGGTGCTATGGGAATGCTCTTTAATGAAGGTGTGGCAGCGCTTTATGCTATGGATAACAAACCAATTGTCAGTAATTATATTTATGGACTTGGTGGTAGAGATTTAACACAGAATCATTTAGAAGAGATTTTTAAAGAACTTGATTCTGATGCTAAAGCAGGAAAATTAACCCACAAAACACAACAATTTATCGGACTTAGAGGTCCCAAATTAGGCTACAACTAA
- a CDS encoding 3'-5' exonuclease yields the protein MPHRYDKIIAKLIKRPLSQNEFLLLLDEVGGLFSERESELEIIKTSGIPLIFAHDKVYLKTTLTPIFEERFCIVDIETNGHNPFVHQPIEIGAIVYQGGKICESFHSFVFCEEIPEYITKLTGITSPMLEKAPKIHQVLESFKLFLSDCVFVAHNVNFDYQFLSNALYHYGFGYLYNPRLCTIKLAQKTFTSPRYSLEFLNEFLGIRHSPLHRALEDSKVASEVFKKSLMGLDKKIYTSHDLIKFAE from the coding sequence ATGCCTCATCGTTATGACAAAATTATTGCCAAACTTATAAAACGTCCTTTAAGTCAAAATGAATTTTTACTTCTACTTGATGAGGTTGGTGGGCTTTTTAGTGAGAGAGAAAGTGAGCTAGAAATCATTAAAACTTCTGGGATACCTTTAATTTTTGCTCACGATAAAGTTTATCTTAAAACCACTTTAACGCCTATTTTCGAAGAGAGATTCTGCATTGTGGATATTGAGACTAATGGGCATAATCCCTTTGTGCATCAGCCTATCGAGATTGGGGCGATTGTGTATCAAGGTGGAAAAATTTGTGAAAGCTTTCATTCTTTTGTATTTTGTGAGGAAATCCCAGAATACATTACAAAACTAACTGGAATCACATCCCCTATGTTAGAAAAAGCACCTAAGATTCATCAGGTTTTAGAATCTTTTAAATTATTTTTAAGCGATTGCGTTTTTGTGGCACATAATGTTAATTTTGATTACCAATTTTTAAGTAATGCACTTTATCATTATGGTTTTGGGTATCTTTATAATCCACGCCTTTGCACAATTAAATTGGCACAAAAAACATTTACTTCTCCGCGTTATTCTTTGGAATTTTTAAATGAGTTTCTAGGAATTAGGCATTCCCCATTGCATCGGGCATTGGAAGATTCTAAAGTAGCTTCAGAAGTATTTAAAAAGTCGCTTATGGGTTTAGATAAAAAGATTTATACAAGTCACGATTTGATAAAATTTGCAGAATAA